GTACGACGCTGTGGTGATGGATACGGAGGGCGGTGTGGAAAATGGGAAACTCATCGAGTATGCCCAGACCAGCGATCTGATCGTGCTGCCAACCTCCCCGGATATCAACGGTCTCGACGGCGCTTCACAGACGGCAGAAGTGCTGCGAGGTGGTGGAATTGCGCCCCAGCGATATGCAGCATTGATGACGATGGTGCGGCCCGGCGGCATGAAAGATATCCAGGCACGCAGAGGGCTGAACGATCTAGGGGTGCCCGTCCTGAAAACCGGTGTAAGAATCAGTGAAGCGTTCCGCGACGCGTCCAACGCGGCCATTCTAGTGCGCGACGTCAAAAGTGAGGTCGCTGCACGCTGCTGGCGTGATTATCAGGACGTCACGGCAGAACTTATCGCCCGGATCGGCGGAGGGCAGGGATGAGCGACATCAAGAATGCACTGGCACA
Above is a window of Deinococcus ruber DNA encoding:
- a CDS encoding ParA family protein, whose translation is MTSMQTGPLVISVASLKGGVGKTTSAIHIAAHLALAGQKVLLADGDRIRTATAWARGGHLPFPVLPMTALARGVAQYDAVVMDTEGGVENGKLIEYAQTSDLIVLPTSPDINGLDGASQTAEVLRGGGIAPQRYAALMTMVRPGGMKDIQARRGLNDLGVPVLKTGVRISEAFRDASNAAILVRDVKSEVAARCWRDYQDVTAELIARIGGGQG